The DNA sequence AGCAGTTTATGTGGCATTTCGCATTATCCTCGAAGCAACCATACAAGTCCGACCCCGGCAGCCACGGAAACGAGCCCCGCCAGTCGAAGCTGATGTTCGGGGACATACGGCAAACGCTTCGCCATTTCCACCAAAACCAAAGGGGCCAGTGCGTACACCAGCCCCTCGATGATCAGGAAGAATGCGATTCCCGTCAGGAAATCTGACATCGCCCGCCTAGTTCCCGGTTGTTGCTTGCGGCGCCGCGGCAGCCGGAGCAGTGCCTTCGGAGTCGTTGAAGAAACGGAAGAATTCCGAATGCGGCGACAGCACCAGCGTCGTGTCGGGGCTGCCGATCGACTGGGTGTAGGCCGACATCGAGCGGTAGAATTCGAAGAACTTCGGATCGCGCGCAAAAGCGTCGGCGAAGGTCCTCGTCCGTTCGGCTTCGCCCTCACCGCGCAGGATTTCCGAATCGCGCTGGGCGTCGGCGACGATCTCGACGACCTGACGGTCGGCGATGGCGCGGCGGCGCTGGCCCTCTTCGTTACCGCGGGCGCGGATGAGTTCGGCTTCCGCCAGACGTTCGGCCTTCATGCGGTCGTAGGTCTGTTGCGAAACTTCCTGCGTCAGGTCGGTGCGGCGGATGCGGACGTCCTCGATGTTGAGGCCGAGCGACTCGGCGTCGCCTTTGAGGTCGGCGCGAACTTCACGCATCATCGATGCGCGCTCGTCCGACAGCGCCGCCTCGAAGCCACGCAGACCGTAGACGCGTCGCAGAGACGCATCGAGACGGGTCCTGAGGCGCGACTCCGCAGCGTCGCGATCGCCCGAAACGGTCTCGCGGAAGCGGCGGGGATCGGCGATCTTGTAGACGACGAAGGCGTCGACTTCATAGAACTTGCCGCCCGAAACCTGGACACGGATGTTGTCGAGGTCAAAGCGCAGCGCCTGGTCTTCGACATACTGGACACGGTCGGCATCCATGAAGGCGAAGGGCAGCTTGAAGTAGAGGCCCGGCTGGCTCTTGACGTCCTTGATCTGACCGAAGCGCACGACGATTGCCTGCTGGCGCTCGTTGACCACGAAGACCGAGGAATAAATACCGACGAAGACGACGGCGAGCAGGATCAGGATAACGGAGGTACGGTTGTTGATCACTGTGCTGCTCCCGAGACTGCTGCGGCACCCGACGTGGTCGGACGGCCGATTTCATTCAGCGGCAGATAGGGCAGAACGCCCTGCCCGTTCTTCTCGTCGAGGATCACCTTCTTCGACTTGCCGAGAACGCCCTGCATTGTTTCGAGATAGAGGCGCTTGCGGGTCACTTCCGGCGCCTTGGAATATTCGTCGTAAACCGAGATGAAGCGCTGCGCTTCACCTTGTGCTTCCTTGACGACACGGTCCTTGTAGGCCGCTGCCTCTTCGCGGATCTGCGCACCCTGACCGCGGGCCTTGCCGAGCACCTGGTTGGCATACTGGTTGGCTTCTTCGACGAAACGGTCTTCGTCCTGTTCGGCACGCTGCACTTCGTCGAACGCATCGGCCACTTCGCGCGGCGGGGCTGCGTCTTCGATCGCGACCGTGTTAACGGAAACGCCGGCACCGTAGGTGTCCATCGTCGCCTGGATCGTGCTCTTCACGTCGGCAGCGATCGCCTGACGGTTGTCGCGGAAGATGTCCTGTGCCGGACGGCGGCCAACCACTTCGCGCATGGCGCTTTCGGCCACCTGCTGCAGCGTGTCGGACGGGTTCTCGACGTTGAACAGATAGGCTCTGGGATCGGTGACCGAGTAGAGCACCGAAAACTGCACGTTGACGATGTTCTGGTCGCCGGTCAGCATCAGGCCGGAATTCGCCTGGCCGCTGGCGCGCCCACCGATATTCTGCTGCTGCTCGGTGATCTTGACGAACTCGACGGTCTCGAATGGCCAGAAATGATAGTGCAGGCCGGGCATCGAGATCTCGTCCTTCGGCTTGCCGAAGCGCATCTCGACGCCACGCTCGTCCGGCTGGACGGTGTAGATCGAGTTGATCAGGATGAAGCCGACGATCAGCAGGCCGACAATGGCGAAGACGCCGCCGTTGAAACCGCCGGGAACGACGTTCTTAAGCTGGTCCTGGCCACGGCGGATGATCTCTTCCAGATCCGGCGGGCCGCCCTTGCCGCCGCGCGGCCGGTTTGGCCCCTGGCCCCAGGGCCCCTGATTGCCGCCGCCGCCGCCGCCCCATGGGCCGCCGCCGCCATTCTGATTGCTCCAGGGCATCAAAACCTCTCTGTTGAATACTTCCCACGCCAAACGGCCGCGCCACCGCACGGTCGTTTATGATGTGAAACCGTTATAGGTATCACCCGCACCGCTTTCAACGCGATAGGCCCGAGTTCACCGTAAATGGTTCAAAATAGTTGGCGATCCGGCGCGTCAGGCTGTCGCACGCCGCCTGAAGGTGACGAAATGCATGGCATGACTGTCCTTTTCACCCTGCGGCAGGTCCTCTTCGAACACCTTCTCGAAGACCTGCGCGTCGATATCAGGGAAGCGCGTATCGCCGTCGACCTCCGCCTGAACCTCGGTCACATGCAGGATGTCGGTTACCCCGATCGCCTGGCGATAGATCTCGCCGCCGCCGATAACGCAGATCTCATCGGCGCCGGTTGCCGCCGCCTCGCGGTTGGCAAGCGCGATCGCCGCATCGAGCGATGGCACGACACGAGCGCCTTCGGCGACAAAATCCGTGTTGCGGGTGATGACGATGTTGGCGCGGCCCGGCAGCGGCCGCCCGAGCGAAGCCCAGGTCTTGCGCCCCATGATGACCGGTTTGCCGATCGTCAGCGCCTTGAAGCGCTTGAGATCGGTCGAAAGCCGCCAGGGCAGATCGCCGTCACGGCCGATGACGCCGTTGGCGGCAACGGCGACGACGATCGATATCTTCGGATGGGTGCTCTTCGTTTCAGTCATGGAACCCGTTCGGTTTGCTGTCGATTTCCCTTGCCCGGTCATAGGCTGCCCGATCGGTCACCACGCGGATGTAGCGATCGACCACCGCGCTCTCCGGCAGGATCTTGCGCATCCATTGCAGCGCGCTTGCAAGCAGCAGGTCGGCCGCACTCATCGTCTCGCCGAGCAGATAGGTCCGGCGGGTGAGTACGTCGATCACATGCGCGCACATCTCGCTGTAAAGCCGCGCCTGCGCCGGATTGTTGATGGTGGCGCCGGAGATATGCGCGAGCGCTGTCGGCTCGATCACGCCGGCATAATAGGCAAGCCACGAGAGATAGGCGCCGCGCTCCTTGTGTCCCGGCGGCCGGCCGAGGCTGCAAGCGGGATAGAGGTCGGTCAGATATTGCACGACCGCCGCCGACTCCCAGATCACCGCGCCGTTGTGAATGAGTGCCGGCACCTGCTTGTGCGGATGCGGATTGTTGTCATCAGGCTCGCCGGAGCCATCCCAGCGGCGGATCGACACGTAGCGGATCTCGTATTCGGCACCCAGTTCCTCGAGCAGCCAGACGATACGCGACGACCGCGACAGGGGCGCATGGATCAGTGTGAGCATCATACCTCCCTTGAGGGCCAGCCCTCCCCGGTCACTCTTTGCCGCAGCGTCGTCAATTGACCTCACGGCCACGCCCGTGCCGTTCCGCAACGCTGATAACGAGTCTCGCTGCCCACGCCGGGACGTCGCTTGGCCGCGGACGGATCCGCGCCGCGTGCCTTAGACGGCGATCGGCGCCTTGATCGTTGAATCAGCTTCGTAGCCGATGAGCGTAAAGTCTTCGAAGCGGAAAGAAAACAGGTCCTTCACGTCAGGATTGATTTCCATCCGCGGCAACGCCTTCGGCGTGCGGCTCAGTTGCAGCCGGGCCTGTTCGAAATGGTTG is a window from the Ensifer adhaerens genome containing:
- a CDS encoding dihydrofolate reductase: MTETKSTHPKISIVVAVAANGVIGRDGDLPWRLSTDLKRFKALTIGKPVIMGRKTWASLGRPLPGRANIVITRNTDFVAEGARVVPSLDAAIALANREAAATGADEICVIGGGEIYRQAIGVTDILHVTEVQAEVDGDTRFPDIDAQVFEKVFEEDLPQGEKDSHAMHFVTFRRRATA
- the hflC gene encoding protease modulator HflC translates to MINNRTSVILILLAVVFVGIYSSVFVVNERQQAIVVRFGQIKDVKSQPGLYFKLPFAFMDADRVQYVEDQALRFDLDNIRVQVSGGKFYEVDAFVVYKIADPRRFRETVSGDRDAAESRLRTRLDASLRRVYGLRGFEAALSDERASMMREVRADLKGDAESLGLNIEDVRIRRTDLTQEVSQQTYDRMKAERLAEAELIRARGNEEGQRRRAIADRQVVEIVADAQRDSEILRGEGEAERTRTFADAFARDPKFFEFYRSMSAYTQSIGSPDTTLVLSPHSEFFRFFNDSEGTAPAAAAPQATTGN
- a CDS encoding glutathione S-transferase is translated as MLTLIHAPLSRSSRIVWLLEELGAEYEIRYVSIRRWDGSGEPDDNNPHPHKQVPALIHNGAVIWESAAVVQYLTDLYPACSLGRPPGHKERGAYLSWLAYYAGVIEPTALAHISGATINNPAQARLYSEMCAHVIDVLTRRTYLLGETMSAADLLLASALQWMRKILPESAVVDRYIRVVTDRAAYDRAREIDSKPNGFHD
- a CDS encoding DUF2065 domain-containing protein yields the protein MSDFLTGIAFFLIIEGLVYALAPLVLVEMAKRLPYVPEHQLRLAGLVSVAAGVGLVWLLRG
- the hflK gene encoding FtsH protease activity modulator HflK — its product is MPWSNQNGGGGPWGGGGGGNQGPWGQGPNRPRGGKGGPPDLEEIIRRGQDQLKNVVPGGFNGGVFAIVGLLIVGFILINSIYTVQPDERGVEMRFGKPKDEISMPGLHYHFWPFETVEFVKITEQQQNIGGRASGQANSGLMLTGDQNIVNVQFSVLYSVTDPRAYLFNVENPSDTLQQVAESAMREVVGRRPAQDIFRDNRQAIAADVKSTIQATMDTYGAGVSVNTVAIEDAAPPREVADAFDEVQRAEQDEDRFVEEANQYANQVLGKARGQGAQIREEAAAYKDRVVKEAQGEAQRFISVYDEYSKAPEVTRKRLYLETMQGVLGKSKKVILDEKNGQGVLPYLPLNEIGRPTTSGAAAVSGAAQ